The Thermus thermamylovorans genome includes a region encoding these proteins:
- a CDS encoding carbohydrate ABC transporter permease — translation MRKVRKLLPTYLLASGYALLLVLPLLTLLSASLRAEADLYAPGLLPPNPTLAPYGEALAKFPLGRFLLNSLLVATAITLGVLLTSLLGAYALTRLRFRGRELLFGLAIALLLVPGEVTFLPLYLLVDRLGWLDTYLALTVPFLASPLGVFLLRQFLRTIPEDYFDAARIDGAGHFQMLRHVALPLSAPALGALAALTFIGAWNMYLWPLVVTKSREMQTAQIAVNFILNEEVARWNVVAAAAILVLLPTLIAFLLAQRAFVRGIAMGGLKG, via the coding sequence ATGCGTAAGGTAAGGAAGCTCCTCCCCACGTACCTCCTGGCCTCGGGCTACGCCCTCCTCCTCGTCCTCCCCCTCCTCACCCTCCTCTCCGCCAGCCTCCGCGCCGAGGCCGACCTCTACGCCCCAGGCCTCCTGCCCCCCAACCCCACCCTGGCCCCTTACGGGGAGGCCCTGGCCAAGTTTCCCCTGGGGCGGTTCCTGCTCAACAGCCTCCTGGTCGCCACCGCCATCACCTTGGGGGTCCTCCTCACCAGCCTCCTCGGGGCCTACGCCCTCACCCGCTTGCGCTTCCGGGGGCGGGAGCTCCTCTTCGGCCTGGCCATCGCCCTCCTCCTGGTGCCGGGAGAGGTCACCTTCCTGCCCCTTTACCTCCTGGTGGACCGCCTGGGCTGGCTGGACACCTACCTGGCCCTCACCGTCCCCTTCCTGGCGAGCCCCCTGGGGGTCTTCCTCCTGCGGCAGTTCCTCCGCACCATCCCCGAGGACTACTTCGACGCCGCCCGCATCGACGGGGCGGGGCACTTTCAGATGCTCCGCCACGTGGCCCTGCCCCTCTCCGCCCCCGCCCTGGGGGCCCTGGCCGCCCTCACCTTCATCGGGGCCTGGAACATGTACCTCTGGCCCCTGGTGGTCACCAAAAGCCGGGAGATGCAGACCGCCCAGATCGCGGTGAACTTCATCCTCAACGAGGAGGTGGCCCGGTGGAACGTGGTGGCCGCCGCGGCCATCCTCGTGCTGCTGCCCACCCTCATAGCCTTCCTGCTCGCCCAGCGGGCCTTCGTCCGGGGCATCGCCATGGGCGGGCTGAAGGGATAA
- a CDS encoding ABC transporter substrate-binding protein, whose product MRGLAKLLAAKAALSLLFLGGAEAQRVTIEFWHSMGGVLGEATEALVQEFNRSQDRVLVKSQYVGSYDDGINKMLAALRAGRGFPHVIQVYDIGARIMADSGAVVPLEDLARRYGFDMDRFLPQPKNYYTIEGKLFGFPFNPSNPILYLNWAAFQEAGLPYRPAWSLQELEEAARRLTRKDAQGRTVRFGLSIPIDSWFVEQVSYNSGEYFCNNENGRRARATAVTFDNEAAVAFLDMYARLVREGVAANTGRSWADSQSLFAQGQAAIAAYSTASLTGVLRQVGGRFPVRTAFYPFHRERNGVAVGGAALYILKGFPEAETEASWRFVEFLLRPEVQGRWHLDTGYVPVARGALELPFVRQGHVRQPNYTTAIQQFLTGKVNTASAGCLMGAFPEIRQYVQAAWEEALRGRPAREALREAKARADAALERYNRSAAGR is encoded by the coding sequence ATGCGCGGACTGGCAAAGCTATTGGCGGCGAAGGCGGCCCTCTCCCTCCTCTTTCTGGGAGGGGCAGAGGCCCAGCGGGTGACGATCGAGTTCTGGCACTCCATGGGCGGGGTCCTGGGGGAGGCCACGGAGGCCCTGGTGCAGGAGTTCAACCGCAGCCAGGACCGGGTGCTGGTGAAAAGCCAGTACGTGGGGAGCTACGACGACGGCATCAACAAGATGCTGGCCGCCCTCAGGGCCGGGCGGGGCTTCCCCCACGTGATCCAGGTCTACGACATCGGCGCCCGCATCATGGCCGACTCCGGGGCGGTGGTGCCCCTGGAGGACCTAGCCCGCCGCTACGGCTTCGACATGGACCGCTTCCTCCCCCAGCCCAAGAACTACTACACCATCGAGGGCAAGCTCTTCGGCTTCCCCTTCAACCCCTCCAACCCCATCCTCTACCTGAACTGGGCGGCCTTCCAGGAGGCGGGCCTTCCCTACCGGCCCGCCTGGAGCCTGCAGGAGCTGGAGGAGGCGGCCCGCAGGCTCACCCGGAAGGACGCCCAGGGGCGCACGGTGCGCTTTGGGCTTTCCATCCCCATCGACTCCTGGTTCGTGGAGCAGGTCTCCTACAACTCCGGGGAGTACTTCTGCAACAACGAAAACGGCCGCCGGGCCCGGGCCACGGCGGTGACCTTTGACAACGAGGCGGCGGTGGCCTTCCTGGACATGTACGCCCGCCTGGTGCGGGAGGGGGTGGCGGCCAACACCGGCAGGTCGTGGGCCGACTCCCAGAGCCTCTTCGCCCAGGGGCAGGCGGCCATCGCCGCCTACTCCACGGCGAGCCTCACCGGGGTCCTGCGCCAGGTGGGGGGGCGCTTCCCCGTGCGCACCGCCTTCTACCCCTTCCACCGGGAGCGGAACGGGGTGGCGGTGGGCGGGGCGGCCCTCTACATCCTCAAGGGCTTCCCCGAGGCGGAGACCGAGGCCAGCTGGCGCTTCGTGGAGTTCCTCCTGCGGCCTGAGGTGCAGGGCCGCTGGCACCTGGACACCGGCTACGTCCCCGTGGCCAGGGGGGCCCTGGAGCTGCCCTTCGTGCGCCAGGGGCACGTGCGCCAGCCCAACTACACCACCGCCATCCAGCAGTTCCTGACGGGCAAGGTGAACACGGCCAGCGCCGGCTGCCTCATGGGGGCCTTCCCGGAGATCCGTCAGTACGTGCAGGCGGCCTGGGAGGAGGCCCTCCGGGGCCGGCCCGCCCGGGAGGCCCTCAGGGAGGCCAAGGCCCGGGCGGACGCCGCCTTGGAGCGGTACAACCGGAGCGCGGCCGGCCGCTGA
- the surE gene encoding 5'/3'-nucleotidase SurE: MRILVTNDDGIFSPGLWALAEAAGRFGEVFVAAPEAEQSATGHAITIAHPVRAYPHPSPLPGPHFPAYRVRGTPADCVALGLHLFGPIHLVLSGVNLGSNLGHEIWHSGTVAAAKQGRLFGLPAAAFSVPLNGTTPDFDLLKPWIVRTLETLLRLEKPFLVNVNLPQRPKGFLWTRQSVRPYEGVVVPGEDPMGRPLYWFAARPLREAEEGTDRWAVEQGFIAATPLRLDLTDEGRLQPALAHD, from the coding sequence ATGCGGATCCTGGTGACCAACGACGACGGCATCTTCAGCCCCGGCCTCTGGGCCCTGGCGGAGGCGGCGGGCCGCTTCGGGGAGGTGTTCGTGGCCGCCCCGGAGGCGGAGCAGAGCGCCACCGGCCACGCCATCACCATCGCCCACCCCGTGCGGGCCTACCCCCACCCCTCCCCCCTTCCCGGCCCCCACTTCCCCGCCTACCGGGTGCGGGGCACCCCCGCGGACTGCGTGGCCCTGGGCCTGCACCTCTTCGGGCCCATCCACCTGGTCCTCTCCGGGGTGAACCTGGGGAGCAACCTGGGCCACGAGATCTGGCACTCGGGCACCGTGGCCGCCGCCAAGCAGGGCAGGCTCTTCGGCCTGCCCGCCGCCGCCTTCAGCGTGCCCCTGAACGGCACCACCCCCGACTTCGACCTCCTCAAGCCCTGGATCGTGCGCACCCTGGAGACCCTCCTGCGCCTGGAAAAGCCCTTCCTGGTGAACGTCAACCTGCCCCAGCGGCCCAAGGGCTTCCTCTGGACCCGGCAGTCCGTGCGCCCCTACGAGGGGGTGGTGGTGCCGGGGGAGGACCCCATGGGCCGTCCCCTCTACTGGTTCGCCGCCAGACCCCTCAGGGAGGCGGAGGAGGGCACGGACCGCTGGGCGGTGGAACAGGGCTTCATCGCCGCCACCCCCCTGAGGCTGGACCTCACGGACGAGGGGAGGCTCCAGCCCGCCCTGGCCCATGATTAG
- a CDS encoding glycosyltransferase family 2 protein produces the protein MISVLIPTKGRPGMLREALRSLQGQTFSHWEAVVAEDGEGEGLEVVRALKDPRVRGLRNAGRGQVEARRTALEAAQGEAVLFLDDDDLLLDPAYLHRAWRALAQGAGVAYGEGVLLLADREIPFAPGEVGPWLLRDNRLLASGTALGKKALRELGGLDPAMGDYWDWDLWLRAYRAGLPFRYLKGRGVGVRVHGGNGSYGARREERARFLERLRAKHGLEPIPLKDHLQLALESSPGY, from the coding sequence ATGATTAGCGTCCTCATCCCCACCAAGGGCCGCCCGGGGATGCTCCGGGAGGCCCTGCGCTCCCTCCAGGGGCAGACCTTTTCCCACTGGGAGGCGGTGGTGGCCGAGGACGGGGAGGGGGAGGGCCTGGAGGTGGTGCGGGCCCTCAAGGACCCCCGGGTGCGGGGCCTGCGGAACGCGGGCCGGGGGCAGGTGGAGGCCCGGCGCACCGCCCTGGAGGCGGCCCAAGGGGAGGCGGTCCTCTTCCTGGACGACGACGACCTCCTCCTGGACCCCGCTTACCTGCACCGGGCCTGGCGGGCCCTGGCCCAGGGGGCGGGGGTGGCCTACGGGGAGGGGGTCTTGCTCCTGGCGGACCGGGAGATCCCCTTCGCCCCCGGGGAGGTGGGCCCTTGGCTCCTGAGGGACAACCGTCTCCTGGCCTCGGGGACGGCCCTCGGGAAGAAGGCCCTCCGGGAGCTCGGGGGCCTGGACCCGGCCATGGGGGACTACTGGGACTGGGACCTGTGGCTTAGGGCCTACCGGGCGGGCCTCCCCTTCCGCTACCTCAAGGGGCGGGGGGTAGGGGTGCGGGTGCACGGGGGGAACGGGAGCTACGGGGCCCGGCGGGAGGAGCGGGCCCGCTTTCTGGAGCGCCTGCGGGCCAAGCACGGCCTCGAGCCCATACCCCTTAAGGACCACCTGCAGCTGGCCCTGGAAAGTAGCCCTGGCTATTGA
- a CDS encoding alkaline phosphatase — MKRRDLLKGSLAAGALALMPRVQAQGAPQNQPGLGRRYRNLIVYVYDGFGWEDYAIAQAYARRRLGRTLALERLLARYPNGLINTYSLTSYVTESSAAGNALSTGVKTVNGGVAVHADGSPLRPFFAAAKEAGKAVGLVTTTTITHATPASFAVSNPDRNAEAQIAEQYLAFGAEVYLGGGDRFFNPERRQDRKDLYAAFAQAGYGVVRTPEELARSNASKLLGVFSEGHVPYEIDRRFQGVRVPSLKEMVQAALPRLAAHRNGFVLQVEAGRIDHANHLNDAAATLWDTLAADEALEALTAFVDRHPDTLLILVSDHACGTGALYGTGRSYLESSLGIDLLERERASFEFMGRALGGSPDAAQVKETFRALKGVALTDEEAERVVRAVRERVFWPEGVRFGIQPANTMAWAMAQRDARRPDRPNIGWNSGQHTATPVILLLYGQGLRFLQLGLLDNTHVFRLMGEALGIRYQNPVMSEEEALEILKARPVGMRHPEDVWA; from the coding sequence ATGAAGCGCAGGGATCTGCTGAAGGGGAGCCTGGCCGCGGGGGCCCTGGCCCTCATGCCCCGGGTCCAGGCCCAGGGGGCGCCGCAAAACCAGCCCGGCCTGGGGCGGCGGTACCGCAACCTGATCGTCTACGTCTACGATGGCTTCGGCTGGGAGGACTACGCCATCGCCCAGGCCTACGCCCGGAGGCGCCTGGGCCGCACCCTGGCCCTGGAGCGGCTCCTGGCCCGCTACCCCAACGGGCTCATCAACACCTACAGCCTCACCAGCTACGTCACCGAGTCCAGCGCCGCGGGGAACGCCCTCTCCACCGGGGTGAAGACGGTGAACGGGGGGGTGGCGGTTCACGCGGACGGCAGCCCCCTGAGGCCCTTCTTCGCCGCCGCCAAGGAGGCGGGGAAGGCGGTGGGCCTGGTGACCACCACGACCATCACCCACGCCACCCCGGCGAGCTTCGCGGTCTCCAACCCCGACCGCAACGCCGAGGCCCAGATCGCCGAGCAGTACCTGGCCTTCGGGGCCGAGGTCTACCTGGGGGGTGGGGACCGCTTCTTCAACCCAGAAAGGCGGCAGGACAGGAAGGACCTGTACGCGGCCTTCGCCCAGGCGGGCTACGGGGTGGTGCGGACCCCGGAGGAGCTGGCCCGCAGCAACGCCAGCAAGCTCCTGGGCGTTTTTTCCGAGGGCCACGTGCCCTATGAGATCGACCGCCGCTTCCAGGGGGTGCGGGTGCCGAGCCTCAAGGAGATGGTGCAGGCGGCTCTGCCCCGGCTCGCCGCCCACCGGAACGGGTTCGTGCTCCAGGTAGAGGCGGGGCGGATCGACCACGCCAACCACCTGAACGACGCCGCCGCCACCCTCTGGGACACCCTGGCCGCCGACGAGGCCCTGGAGGCCCTCACCGCCTTCGTGGACCGCCACCCGGACACCCTCCTCATCCTGGTTTCCGACCACGCCTGCGGTACGGGGGCCCTGTACGGCACGGGCCGCAGCTACCTGGAGAGCTCCCTGGGCATCGACCTCCTGGAGCGGGAGCGGGCCAGTTTCGAGTTCATGGGCCGGGCCCTCGGGGGTAGCCCCGACGCCGCCCAGGTCAAGGAGACCTTCCGCGCCCTCAAGGGCGTGGCCCTTACCGACGAGGAGGCGGAGCGGGTGGTGCGGGCGGTGAGGGAGCGGGTGTTCTGGCCCGAAGGGGTGCGCTTCGGCATCCAGCCCGCCAACACCATGGCCTGGGCCATGGCCCAGCGGGACGCCCGCCGCCCCGACCGGCCCAACATCGGCTGGAACTCCGGCCAGCACACCGCCACCCCGGTGATCCTCCTCCTCTACGGCCAGGGCCTGCGCTTCCTCCAGCTGGGCCTTCTGGACAACACCCACGTCTTCCGCCTCATGGGGGAGGCCCTGGGGATCCGCTACCAGAACCCGGTCATGAGCGAGGAGGAGGCCCTGGAGATTCTCAAGGCCCGGCCCGTGGGGATGCGCCACCCCGAGGACGTCTGGGCCTAG
- a CDS encoding SixA phosphatase family protein, with product MELLLVRHAIALPPEGEGEGADDARPLSPKGSRRFRQVVRGLAALGVRLDLLLTSPKRRALETAEMLADLLEGESRVSPHLAAPPSEALLGEIPKEGRVALVGHEPYLSALLAWLLLGDFLGESARGSLEGRFLLKKGGVAWLEGEPRPGGMLLRALFPPKVFRL from the coding sequence ATGGAGCTCCTTCTGGTGCGCCACGCCATCGCCCTTCCTCCTGAAGGGGAAGGGGAGGGGGCTGACGACGCCCGCCCCCTTTCCCCCAAAGGCTCCCGGCGCTTCCGCCAGGTGGTGCGGGGCCTTGCCGCCTTGGGGGTGCGGCTGGACCTCCTCCTCACCAGTCCCAAGCGGCGGGCGCTGGAGACGGCGGAGATGCTGGCGGACCTCCTGGAGGGGGAAAGCCGGGTGAGCCCCCACCTGGCGGCCCCCCCCTCCGAGGCCCTGCTGGGGGAGATCCCCAAGGAGGGCCGGGTGGCCCTGGTGGGGCACGAGCCCTACCTCTCGGCGCTCCTCGCCTGGCTCCTCCTGGGGGACTTTTTGGGGGAGTCCGCCCGGGGGAGCCTCGAGGGCCGCTTCCTCCTCAAAAAGGGCGGGGTGGCCTGGCTGGAGGGGGAGCCCCGGCCCGGCGGCATGCTCCTCCGGGCCCTCTTCCCGCCCAAGGTCTTCCGCCTATGA
- a CDS encoding CHAD domain-containing protein has product MRGVGEWVAHLRAHIPLALSGEDPEGVHQVRVAGRRLRVYLDLLGWRLLQDDLRRLVRGAGRVRDLEVALTGPSALPPGFRAHLAEELRLARANLPGLLASPWTEALLRALAVLPPLDAGVAEKSLERLVARAEARLAGLGREPSLEALHAYRRALRRVRYAKEFLGLPAKREKALQEVLGGLQDLDVLLGLLVAYLAQAQDPEAAALRERLEAKRQKGLAEVWGHLGLASDHA; this is encoded by the coding sequence ATGAGGGGGGTGGGGGAGTGGGTGGCCCACCTGCGGGCCCACATCCCCTTGGCCCTCTCCGGGGAGGACCCCGAGGGGGTCCACCAGGTGCGGGTGGCGGGCAGGCGGCTTAGGGTCTACCTGGACCTCCTGGGCTGGCGGCTCCTGCAGGACGACCTCCGCCGCCTGGTGCGGGGGGCGGGGCGGGTCAGGGATCTGGAGGTGGCCCTCACCGGCCCCTCGGCCCTGCCCCCTGGCTTCCGCGCCCACCTGGCGGAGGAGCTAAGGCTGGCGCGGGCGAACCTTCCCGGCCTGCTGGCCTCTCCCTGGACGGAGGCCCTCCTGCGGGCCCTGGCCGTCCTTCCCCCCCTGGATGCGGGGGTGGCGGAAAAAAGCCTGGAGCGCCTGGTGGCCCGGGCCGAGGCCCGTTTGGCGGGGCTAGGGCGGGAGCCCAGTCTCGAGGCCCTGCACGCCTACCGCCGCGCCCTGAGGCGGGTGCGCTACGCCAAGGAGTTCCTGGGCCTCCCCGCCAAGCGGGAGAAGGCCCTGCAGGAGGTCCTGGGGGGCCTGCAAGACCTGGACGTCCTCCTGGGGCTCCTCGTCGCCTACCTGGCCCAGGCCCAGGATCCCGAGGCGGCGGCCCTGCGGGAGAGGCTGGAGGCGAAGCGGCAAAAAGGCTTGGCCGAGGTGTGGGGGCACCTCGGCCTGGCCTCAGACCACGCCTAG
- a CDS encoding sugar phosphate isomerase/epimerase family protein — translation MDLRLSLGAAEAAGRLPYLEELGLGLEVYLDPAHLEEDDLFGELARALRRPPSAHLPFWNLDLLSPDPEVRALSLRRLLLGLDRAAELGADRAVFHSGIPHGRTPEEAKERGERLSEALAPVVRRAEVLGVRLLLENTHEPGPEALRPVLAAYPGRVGFCFDAAHARVFSQVPEPEAWLALAPEHLHLNDSDGVCDRHWNLGQGVLGHPRWLPPYLDRTLVLELREDPLPSLALLLELAEGVPDLSLTQGG, via the coding sequence ATGGACCTCCGCCTTTCCCTGGGCGCGGCCGAGGCCGCAGGACGGCTTCCCTACCTGGAGGAGCTGGGGCTCGGCCTCGAGGTCTACCTGGACCCCGCCCACCTGGAGGAGGACGACCTCTTCGGGGAGCTGGCCAGGGCCCTGCGCCGCCCCCCTTCCGCCCACCTCCCCTTCTGGAACCTGGACCTCCTCTCCCCCGACCCCGAGGTGCGGGCCCTCTCCCTGCGCCGCCTCCTCCTGGGCCTGGACCGGGCGGCGGAGCTGGGAGCCGACCGGGCGGTGTTCCACTCCGGCATCCCCCACGGGCGCACCCCAGAGGAGGCCAAGGAGCGGGGGGAGCGGCTTTCGGAGGCCTTGGCACCGGTGGTGCGGCGGGCGGAGGTCCTGGGGGTGCGCCTCCTCCTGGAGAACACCCACGAGCCGGGACCCGAGGCCCTCCGGCCGGTACTGGCGGCCTACCCCGGGCGGGTCGGGTTTTGCTTTGACGCCGCCCACGCCCGGGTCTTCAGCCAGGTGCCGGAGCCCGAGGCCTGGCTGGCCCTGGCCCCCGAACACCTCCACCTCAACGACAGCGACGGGGTCTGCGACCGCCACTGGAACCTGGGCCAGGGGGTCCTGGGCCACCCCCGCTGGCTCCCCCCCTACCTGGACCGCACCCTGGTCCTGGAGTTGCGGGAGGACCCCCTGCCCTCCCTGGCCCTCCTCCTGGAGCTGGCCGAGGGGGTGCCTGACCTTTCCCTGACCCAAGGGGGTTAG
- a CDS encoding c-type cytochrome, translating to MGFERWVWLGVFLLGALGILAARDAGEKDPLLEEGRALYLRACAACHGPGGEGGIGPALRQNPRLGSVAGLREVILGGREPYMPPVGAEFTPRELAAVISYLRAALGPGLSPVSEEEVSGPARP from the coding sequence ATGGGGTTTGAGCGATGGGTTTGGCTGGGGGTTTTCCTCCTCGGGGCCCTGGGGATCCTCGCCGCCCGGGATGCCGGGGAGAAGGACCCCCTTTTGGAGGAAGGGCGGGCCCTCTACCTCAGGGCCTGCGCCGCCTGCCACGGGCCGGGGGGAGAGGGGGGGATCGGCCCGGCGCTACGGCAAAACCCCCGCCTGGGGAGCGTGGCCGGGCTGAGGGAGGTGATCCTCGGGGGGCGGGAGCCCTACATGCCCCCCGTGGGGGCGGAGTTCACCCCCAGGGAGCTGGCCGCGGTGATCTCCTACCTGCGGGCCGCCCTGGGGCCCGGCCTTTCCCCCGTGTCCGAGGAGGAGGTCTCGGGCCCCGCCCGGCCTTAG
- a CDS encoding carbohydrate ABC transporter permease: protein MERTLARPSRRTLRLGLEALPFLLPAYGLFLLFMILPVLDALWLSLHREDLFGRGREWVGPGNYLEALSRPEFWRSVGLTLQFALIVAPLELLLGLLAALLVYRAYPGVALFRTLFFLTTAVPTAVAAVAWGWFLHPVGGYANRLLVTLGLPPQPWLTSPELALPTLAVVTAWAGVGFTAILLTAGLQSIPEEVLEAATVDGAGPWTRFWRVILPLLSPTLFLVGLLVVLKSLTAFGQIHLLTRGGPMESSTVWIYRVYQDAFFNFQVPLAAAEALLLFLVLLLLAALQFWLLGRRVHYA from the coding sequence ATGGAGCGCACCCTCGCCCGGCCCTCGAGGCGCACCCTGCGGCTTGGCCTCGAGGCCCTTCCCTTCCTCCTCCCCGCCTACGGCCTCTTCCTCCTCTTCATGATCCTCCCCGTCCTGGACGCCCTCTGGCTCTCCCTCCACCGGGAGGACCTCTTCGGCCGGGGCCGGGAGTGGGTGGGCCCGGGGAACTACCTGGAGGCCCTTTCCCGCCCCGAGTTCTGGCGGAGCGTGGGGCTTACCCTGCAGTTCGCCCTCATCGTGGCCCCCCTGGAGCTCCTCCTGGGCCTCCTTGCCGCCCTTTTGGTCTACCGGGCCTACCCGGGGGTGGCCCTCTTCCGCACCCTCTTCTTCCTCACCACCGCGGTGCCCACCGCGGTGGCCGCGGTGGCCTGGGGCTGGTTCCTGCACCCGGTGGGGGGGTACGCCAACCGCCTCCTGGTCACCCTGGGCCTTCCCCCCCAGCCCTGGCTCACCTCCCCCGAGCTCGCCCTCCCCACCCTGGCGGTGGTCACCGCCTGGGCCGGGGTGGGCTTCACCGCCATCCTCCTCACCGCGGGGCTGCAGAGCATCCCCGAGGAGGTGCTGGAGGCGGCCACCGTGGACGGGGCGGGCCCCTGGACCCGGTTCTGGCGGGTGATCCTGCCCCTCCTCTCCCCCACCCTCTTCCTGGTGGGGCTTCTGGTGGTACTGAAAAGCCTCACCGCCTTCGGCCAGATCCACCTCCTCACCCGGGGCGGGCCCATGGAAAGCTCCACCGTCTGGATCTACCGGGTCTACCAGGACGCCTTCTTCAACTTCCAGGTCCCCCTGGCGGCGGCGGAGGCCCTCCTCCTCTTCCTGGTCCTCCTCCTCCTCGCCGCCCTGCAGTTTTGGCTTCTGGGCCGGAGGGTGCACTATGCGTAA
- a CDS encoding pyruvate kinase encodes MDPAALLAEVRALRQAVEGEALRHLAAWGLSPPYPPSLHNLARYLALRRRELRPLQRALMPHGLSSLGRLESRVAETLRALEAALASLAGEAPYPGGQDPEAFFAGERLLEARTEALFGPPRPGRTVRVLVTLPEEAASPEAILALHRAGMDAVRLNLGKLPEEAWSSFLGALREAGEALGGPLPLLLDLEGPRLRALVREPARVRTEDLLALELRGEAPPGLPALAPDRPGLLALREGDRLSLDEGRLVAEVLEPTPYGFLLRVAFAPPKGFRLKTGRALNAPLAPGAPYLGARDRRVLALAQEVGALVGLSFVRTREDLAPLPEGLAGVVLKLEAREAVENLPALLAAASRFPTAAMIARGDLGVELGPERAAEVGEELLWLLEAAHTPAVWATHVLDRLVRKGTPSRAELADAVMGARAEVVMLNQGPFLQQAVGLLDGILRRMEAHQHKKTPRLRALGSWPLPGEGA; translated from the coding sequence ATGGATCCCGCGGCCCTCTTGGCGGAGGTTCGGGCCCTACGGCAGGCCGTGGAGGGGGAGGCCCTCCGCCACCTGGCGGCCTGGGGCCTGAGCCCCCCTTACCCCCCTTCCCTCCACAACCTGGCCCGCTACCTGGCCCTGCGGCGGCGGGAGCTCAGGCCCCTGCAGCGGGCCCTGATGCCCCATGGCCTCTCCTCCTTGGGGCGGCTGGAGAGCCGGGTGGCGGAGACCCTGCGGGCCCTGGAGGCTGCCCTGGCCTCCCTGGCGGGGGAGGCGCCCTACCCCGGGGGGCAGGACCCGGAGGCCTTCTTCGCCGGGGAGAGGCTTCTGGAGGCCCGGACCGAGGCCCTCTTCGGCCCCCCCCGCCCCGGGCGGACGGTGCGGGTCCTGGTCACCCTGCCGGAGGAGGCGGCCTCGCCGGAGGCCATCCTGGCCCTCCACCGGGCGGGGATGGACGCGGTGCGGCTCAACCTGGGCAAGCTCCCCGAGGAGGCCTGGTCCTCCTTTCTGGGGGCCCTGCGGGAGGCCGGAGAGGCCCTGGGCGGGCCCCTGCCCCTCCTCCTGGACCTCGAGGGGCCCAGGCTCCGGGCCCTGGTCCGGGAGCCGGCCCGGGTGCGGACCGAAGACCTCCTGGCCCTGGAGCTCAGGGGCGAGGCCCCTCCCGGGCTACCCGCCCTCGCCCCCGACCGTCCCGGGCTCCTCGCCCTCCGGGAAGGGGACCGCCTCTCCCTGGACGAGGGGCGGCTGGTGGCGGAGGTCCTGGAGCCCACCCCCTACGGCTTCCTCCTCCGGGTGGCCTTCGCCCCCCCCAAGGGCTTCAGGCTGAAGACGGGCCGGGCCCTGAACGCCCCCCTGGCCCCCGGGGCCCCCTACCTGGGGGCCCGGGACCGGCGGGTGCTGGCCCTGGCCCAGGAGGTGGGGGCCCTGGTGGGCCTCTCCTTCGTGCGCACCCGGGAGGACCTGGCCCCCCTCCCGGAAGGGCTTGCGGGGGTGGTGCTGAAGCTGGAGGCCCGGGAGGCGGTGGAGAACCTCCCCGCCCTCCTGGCCGCCGCCTCCCGCTTCCCCACCGCGGCCATGATCGCCCGGGGGGACCTGGGGGTGGAGCTCGGCCCCGAGCGGGCGGCGGAGGTGGGGGAGGAGCTCCTTTGGCTCCTGGAGGCGGCCCACACCCCTGCGGTCTGGGCCACCCACGTGCTGGACCGCCTGGTGCGGAAGGGCACCCCCAGCCGGGCGGAGCTGGCGGACGCGGTGATGGGGGCTCGGGCGGAGGTGGTCATGCTCAACCAAGGCCCCTTCCTCCAGCAGGCGGTGGGCCTCCTGGACGGCATCCTCCGCCGCATGGAGGCCCACCAGCACAAGAAGACCCCCCGGCTCAGGGCCCTGGGTTCCTGGCCCCTGCCGGGGGAAGGGGCGTAG